The sequence ttttagtttttatttcaatgtctaacattcgcgtaaacataagaaatcataatattctACTAGTCATGAGTTGGAGACGACGCACTGGGACCACCCGAAGATGATTGAGCTAATGAACTCGCTGGCAGACCTCAACGAGGTGCGCTTCTCCGCGTACCGCACCGCGCTCAAACTAAGAGCTTGTGCGAAGGCGTTATGCAGTAAgtctatttgtattttgtatcgATATTGGTGAATTTTTGTATTATGGTAAATTGTCAAACAAACAATGttcattaatacaattatatttcgtGTACCTAATActaaaaatgattgtaaaacaaaacaactgaCTTATATAGAAGGCTAAACCAATTTAACAAAATGATAGGCCAAAAATAGTTCACATATTCCAAACGTGAATAAAAAACTGTGATTAAAGTGTTGTCACAAAAATTCCTCAGCACCAgaacattgtaatttgtagccAGAGAGAGCAACAATTTGCTCGTTTgattgctcaattgtaaaaacaagaaaattttaaactacagcATACCTTTCCCGACATCCTCAACACCACAtcgaattcaccaattccaaaCTCTATTCTCAATCCTTCTCCCTCGTTCCAGTGCACATGCTGCAGCTGCCGGCGGCGCTGGAGGCGTTCGACTCGCACGGCCTGCGCGCGCAGAACGACCGCCTCATCGACATCCCCGATATGATCACCGTGCTCACTTCTTTATACGAGGTTAGTAACGGCTTTATAGGGTTATTATTCTAGGAAGGATAGAAGGTATATACTTGATAACATGACTTAATTAGATTGTGTTAATAAGAGTAAGCTTTGCAAAAGTTTCTAAATAACGTCAAGATTTATTCTTGTCTCTTCAACTGttgatagataaatatttaaattttggcTTATGAAAACTGCATTTTACAAGGAGGTTGTTGAAGGTTATTAgtgttaaaaaatgtaatttctttatttcattTCGTTAGTCTTAACCTACCTACAGAAATTTCCAGATTTCTATAGTACTTTTTCTTCCACCAGGTGATAGCGGCAGAAAATCCAAGCCTAGTGAACGTACCACTCTGCCTGGACCTGTCCATCAACTGGCTACTGAATGTGTACGACAGCCAGCGCACCGGCCAGATCCGCGTGCTCAGCTTCAAAGTTGGCCTGGTGCTGCTCTGCAAGGGACATCTCGAGGAGAAGTATAGGTGAATTATTATCTCTCATAAGTTGTTTAGTACTAGTGAAGAAGAAAGTCGTTGAGGTCTTCTTAGTAGCGTGTCTCAACAAATCTGTCAGATATATAGATAGATTCTCTCATTTAGATACATCTTATTAGTTCGCGTCTCAGTCCGCATATAACTCCTATGATAGGAATAGTACTAGGATATGAGTCCTATCCTAAGACAGCACGTTGGATACAGTACaaagacattattatattagatcAATAGTTTTAGAAATACCCTTCTACATCCAAACTCATAACATTTGAAAACTgacttacatataaaataatgtagtaaTTCTAGATGGcatatgaagattttaaatgacCAATAATTATTTCCAGATATCTATTCCGACTGATAGCAGACCCGTCGTGTCGAGCGGACCAAAGGAAACTTGGCCTGCTCTTGCACGATTGTATACAGGTAAGATAATACAAGTTAGTCTGCAGTCCGATTTTCTATTCTTCGTCTGTTTGGTAGAAAATTCCTTTTTCTAGTTCTGAAATGGAGATCAATTTAATGTAGGTTTTAAAAGGTTTGAAGTTCTTTGCGAACCGAAATCTTATAATCTGTTTTCCTGTCCAGGTGCCACGACAGCTAGGAGGTGGCGGCGTTCGGAGGCTCCAACATCGAGCCCTCCGTCCGCAGCTGCTTCGAGCAGGCGTCGGCCGCCAGAGAGCCACCACGGACCGCCACGCTGGATAGAAAGCCTGGTGAGATAATTTAACTGATAATGATGCAGGGAAAATGCAATTTCCAGGACTATCCTTAAAACAGCCTGGGAGGTTAAATTAGAATTATCGGTCTTATCAGTCAACGATATGCCCTTTGAAAATATGATGTGTAAGAGAACTgattcgattttaattaaaaaattaaaagaaatatcactgacctcagaaatactttcacaaatattccACCAAGCAACCGACCGGTACGCCTGTCAACAACCAACTAACTCGGTCTACCAACcgttcagtgtttttatagcaaaaatgtTACAGATACcctcactaaaatattttatgctaataGTAAATATTGAGCAAAAGCTGTGTTGAATAGGTCGAGAGCCACCAAATTCTGTGTTGTCATCTACCAACTATTGAAGACAACTCTAGAAAGTTAATTTAACCTTAGAATAAGGAGACCTAATACTAATGGCAATGTCATAAAcatatttagttttaacatttttttaatttatcaaaacagCAGAAAAGAGAAAGAGAAAGAAGAATCAAAAGAGAAGACCCTGGAACGCGACGCGGATGGACAGCTGCAGCACATCGAAGCGTTCCACTTCTTGCAGTGGCTGCAGAAGGAGCCGCAGTCCATGGTGTGGCTGCCGGTGCTGCACCGCCTCGCTGCTGCTGAAAGCGCCAGGCATCAAGCCAAGTGTAATATCTGCAAGGAGTATCCCATCGTCGGCTTCAGGTAACTAATTATATAGGATTCCCAATAACCAAAGCAgctattgaaaatttatttcccaACATAATTTAAACAGAAACTGATGGACCGAAAAAATTTTTGACCTCTTTCAGTAGCTGCTATCTATGTATTTTCCGTATTAGATTAACTACcactattaacaaaataaaagaaaatatctggagtataaaaatacttttgttaggACTGATGGTGATATTGATAATGGCgatagtaaaaaattaaaatatatgttgtttACATATGGTGGGTAACAATCTATACTCTACACCTttcagtattttaataattgtgaaTTAACAACTAGTATCATCATTCCAGATACCGATGCCTCAAGTGCTTCAACTTCGACATGTGCCAGAAGTGCTTCTTCAACGGACGCAAGGCGAAGAACCACAAGCTCACGCATCCCATGCAGGAGTACTGCACAGCTGTGAGTATAACGTCATAATACCTGGTAATCTCACCACCGTAACATCAAGGACTTTTATTAATCGAAAATACTTGAGCAGCACTACGCCTTATTGGAGTCAATTTTGCCAaacaggaaaaatattaaaaagcgaGCACACTTCCCTATTCATCAAAACGAAGTTTGTAGAGAAACTTTCCTAGCCcatgttgatatttttttattcatgtgaATATACAGAAatgaattgtattatatttatagacaaCGTCTGGTGAGGACGTGCGCGACTTCACGCGAGCCTTGCGCAACAAGTTCAAGTCGGCGAGGTACTTCAAGAAACATCCACGAGTGGGATATCTGCCCGTACAGACTGTTCTAGAAGGTAAGTGTGATATTCTGTTTAAGAAATTTTATGATGTTATGTAGCTACATATACCTTTCAAAATCGTGTTTATCTTTTAGTTTTATCCTGTACGCGATGtgcatacttttaaattttcatgtGGTCCAATACTATGTTTTCGTTTAGTTTTCGCTTTAGGGATATACCTACTGCTGGTGTGATAGGAAAAGAATGggaattgaaaatgaatgactggGGTTTTTTTTTGATTCCCGAATTTCTCAACATGACACGATAGAATCTTCtctttaatctatacttataataaatctgtagagaggtcaattctgtacatgaaatatatttccaaaataactatcagggggtgattagggatcgatactgatgccaaaaatgcaattagtaaaatttttgtctgtctgtctgtctgtctgtctgtctgtctgtctgtataaccgttatagaaacaaaaactactcgacggattttaacgaaacttggtacaattatttgtcatactcctgtgctggttatagtatacttttcatcacgctacaattaataggagcagagcagtgaagggaaatgttgggaaaacgggagaagttactccatttttaagcttccgtcgcgtgtgcaagcttaatggttaaagctacacagaaatcatgtatgacggaaatgttctccttaaaattatgtaaaaaatatcccacgacagcatatgtctatcttttatggttgactcacaataacacgtgtacaactcccgatagcttagcaattcgaagctttctcattatatttgtctactcttacgtttataacactcttagtcatccctaattaaaaaagttaacattattaaatattccataaaaaagaatcgtagaaatcggtatagaaacaccaaaattatacatgaaatacgctaataataagccatcatgcgtgaatactgaatcatgctataaggattatttttgtatatatataaggtcgcgaacgcacaggcaggcggcttgcttggcacctagaggctagcgaatcacctagcgagtagcttcgtaaaacgaacattctcgaacgttcgcgaccggctccattttgaagtccgaaatccacgcgggcgaagctgcgagcggaagctagtctgaAATAAAATGTGGTACTTACCCCCCCCCCCTCAGGAGACGCGCTGGAGTCCCCCGCCCCGTCCCCGCAGCACGGCgcaggcgcggcgggcgcgggcggcgcgggcgcgcgctcGGACGACATGCACTCGCGCCTCGAGCTCTACGCCTCCCGCCTCGCGCAGGTCGAGCTCGGCGCCGCCGACAACACGCCGGacaggtacacacacacacatactagtCCCCGCAGCACGGCgcaggcgcggcgggcgcgggcggcgcgggcgcgcgctcGGACGACATGCACTCGCGCCTCGAGCTCTACGCCTCCCGCCTCGCGCAGGTCGAGCTCGGCGCCGCCGACAACACGCCGGacaggtacacacacacacatactagtCCCCGCAGCACGGCgcaggcgcggcgggcgcgggcggcgcgggcgcgctcgGACGACATGCACTCGCGCCTCGAGCTCTACGCCTCCCGCCTCGCGCAGGTCGAGCTCGGCGCCGCCGACAACACGCCGGacaggtacacacacacacatactagtCCCCGCAGCACGGCgcaggcgcggcgggcgcgcgctcGGACGACATGCACTCGCGCCTCGAGCTCTACGCCTCCCGCCTCGCGCAGGTCGAGCTCGGCGCCGCCGACAACACGCCGGacaggtacacacacacacatactagtCCCCGCAGCACGGCgcaggcgcggcgggcgcgggcggcgcgggcgcgcgctcGGACGACATGCACTCGCGCCTCGAGCTCTACGCCTCCCGCCTCGCGCAGGTCGAGCTCGGCGCCGCCGACAACACGCCGGacaggtacacacacacacatactagtCCCCGCAGCACGGCgcaggcgcggcgggcgcgcggcgtgGCGGGCGCGCGCTCGGACGACATGCACTCGCGCCTCGAGCTCTACGCCTCCCGCCTCGCGCAGGTCGAGCTCGGCGCCGCCGACAACACGCCGGacaggtacacacacacacatactagtCCCCGCAGCACGGCGCAGGCGCGGGGGGCgggggcgcgggcgcgcgctCGGACGACATGCACTCGCGCCTCGAGCTCTACGCCTCCCGCCTCGCGCAGGTCGAGCTCGGCGCCGCCGACAACACGCCGGacaggtacacacacacacatactagtCCCCGCAGCACGGCgcaggcgcggcgggcgcgggcggcgcgggcgcgctcgGACGACATGCACTCGCGCCTCGAGCTCTACGCCTCCCGCCTCGCGCAGGTCGAGCTCGGCGCCGCCGACAACACGCCGGacaggtacacacacacacatactagtCCCCGCAGCACGGCgcaggcgcggcgggcgcgggcgcgggcgcgcgctCGGACGACATGCACTCGCGCCTCGAGCTCTACGCCTCCCGCCTCGCGCAGGTCGAGCTCGGCGCCGCCGACAACACGCCGGacaggtacacacacacacatactagtCCGCAGCACGGCgcaggcgcggcgggcgcgggcggctcACTGTTCCagcatatttttgaataagaaaattttatcaACTAGATACTGGGACTATATAAGTTTGCTCTACTTAATATTTAGGAAACTGTGAACCGTGTCTTGTTTTTGacagatattaattaatttatttaagaaaaatcaatacattataaattgccCATGCGACCAATTTCATACTCTACACCTTTGTAATACAAGCCCTCACTCCACAGTGACGAGGAGCACCAGCTGATCGCGCAGTACTGCGCGTCGCTGAACGGCGCCGCCGACAGCGAGGAGGCGCCGCGCTCGCCCGTGCAGGTCGTCTCCATCATACACCGCGAGCAGCGACACGAACTCGAGGCCATGATACGGTAGCATCTCCTTCTTTCCTTGTTCCCTGATATCACTCATAACATATTTAGTATGTCTTATTTCTAGCTTAAATTATTGGAGACCAATTTGAAGTCCTTTCTAGATATATTGGCGCCAAATACTGGAgatgaattttgaaaaaaatgaaGGATATCTTAGGTGATATTATTACCGACTGTTTAATCTAGTATAGCGGAGTGATAACGGCACTAGACAGAACTATGcagtaaatactttttaatacaaaaatctgagaatatatattaagatatttgaaattttaatatttacccaTCTACTTAATCTAATTACATCTTTAGCCACAAAATGGCCAATGCTAAACCTAATTTAACCCTAAAAATTATCGCCAGCCTAATAGTATTTTGAATGATTAGGGAACTGGAAGAGGAGAACGCCAGTCTCCAAGCGGAGTATGAGCGCCTGAAAGCCAAGCAGACGCCAGGATCCACTCCAGAGGAGCAGCACGGACTCACTGACAACAGGAACGCACCGGCTGATCAGGTAAATAATAGTAGCCAGTTGTTTAACACGTACAGACTAGTTTGACGGAGttgttatgttataaaatgAGATCACAAACTTGGTCTTTTGCCTCCATAACTTATATAAGTTCCTATGATCTCGTCTCCATTTGTTTTGCTGACTCTTGACTTGCTTTTACGATATGTGTTTTAACAGTATATTACAAGCATTTTAGTCATGAATTAAagcttataatatttgtaatctgAAAATACTTCTGGTCTGGGTGTTGCGAGAAATCCAATCATAGGGcttttaatttatgttcattaGAGTTCGGGACTATGTGTAAGCAATTGTATGATTATTCTCAGGACATGATGG comes from Manduca sexta isolate Smith_Timp_Sample1 unplaced genomic scaffold, JHU_Msex_v1.0 HiC_scaffold_3512, whole genome shotgun sequence and encodes:
- the LOC119193011 gene encoding LOW QUALITY PROTEIN: dystrophin-like (The sequence of the model RefSeq protein was modified relative to this genomic sequence to represent the inferred CDS: inserted 2 bases in 1 codon) — its product is TSHELETTHWDHPKMIELMNSLADLNEVRFSAYRTALKLRACAKALCMHMLQLPAALEAFDSHGLRAQNDRLIDIPDMITVLTSLYEVIAAENPSLVNVPLCLDLSINWLLNVYDSQRTGQIRVLSFKVGLVLLCKGHLEEKYRYLFRLIADPSCRADQRKLGLLLHDCIQVPRQLGXVAAFGGSNIEPSVRSCFEQASAAREPPRTATLDRKPGLSLKQPGSRKEKEKEESKEKTLERDADGQLQHIEAFHFLQWLQKEPQSMVWLPVLHRLAAAESARHQAKCNICKEYPIVGFRYRCLKCFNFDMCQKCFFNGRKAKNHKLTHPMQEYCTATTSGEDVRDFTRALRNKFKSARYFKKHPRVGYLPVQTVLEGDALESPAPSPQHGAGAAGAGGAGARSDDMHSRLELYASRLAQVELGAADNTPDSDEEHQLIAQYCASLNGAADSEEAPRSPVQVVSIIHREQRHELEAMIRELEEENASLQAEYERLKAKQTPGSTPEEQHGLTDNRNAPADQDMMAEARLLRQHKGRLEARMQILEEHNRQLEAQLQRLRRLLDEPAQGSPPARTGTLQTRSVTASQLATDSPAKMHNGLYHESQTNGGGRWAGAEREALERPPPPPHSVHSLMHCAGRIP